The Proteiniphilum propionicum genome contains the following window.
GCTAATGAAAATGCACTGAAGCTGGCATCTTTTCACACAGGTAAAAAGCGCGTGATAGCTTTCAACGATGCTTTCCACGGCCGTACCTCGGGTGCAGTTGCAGTAACCCAGAACACAGCTATTCAGTCCCCGTTCAATTCCGGCCATGAAGTCACTTTTGTCCCGCTTAACAATATTGAAGCGGTAGAGACAGAATTGATAAAGGGCGATGCAGCAGCTGTAATTATTGAAGGGATACAGGGTGTAGCTGGCATCTATACACCTGAGGACTCTTTTCTCAAGGGGCTGCGTGAACTCTGCAACCGGTACAACACCCCGCTGGTGCTCGATGAGATTCAGTCAGGCTACGGCCGTACCGGAGATTTTTTTGCTCATCAGTCATCGGGTATCCGGCCCGACCTTATCACCATGGCAAAAGGTATGGCAAACGGATTCCCGATAGGAGGAGTACTTGTCTCCCCGGCGTTTGAAGCAAAGAAAGGGATGTTAGGAACTACCTTCGGTGGAAACCACCTTGCCTGTGCAGCTGCAATAGCTGTGCTGGATGTAATAAAAGAGGAATCGTTAGTGCGAAATGCCGAAGAGATGGGTAGTTATCTGAAAAAAGAGCTTTCTGCAATTGATGGTATAAAAGAGATCCGTGGACGTGGGCTGATGCTGGGCGTTGATATGCAGCCGCAATATTCCAACGTTCGCAACCGGCTACTGTTCGAAAGCCATATCTTTACAGGCGGTGCCAGGAATAACGTTATGAGGTTATTGCCGCCCTTGACGATATCGAAACCAGAGATTGATATTTTTATTACTGAACTAAAAAGTTATTTATATAAAAACTAATGTCATCACTACTTTCCAAATCACGTAAAATGGGATTGGACAGACACGGCAGAAGTTAAAAAAATATTCATAAAATGAGAAACTTTACATCTGTTCACGACGTCGGCGACCTTACTGTGGCGCTCCGAAAAGCAAAGCAGGTAAAGGGAAGTCCTTTTGCCGACCAGGAGCTTGGCAAAAATAAAACCCTTCTGATGATCTTTTTCAACTCAAGCCTGCGCACGCGCCTGAGCACACAAAAGGCAGGGTTGAACCTTGGCATGAATGTGATAGTGCTCGACATCAACCAGGGTGCATGGAAACTCGAGACCGGAAAAGGAGTAGTCATGGATGGCGACAAGCCTGAACATATTCTTGAAGCGATACCTGTAATGGGTTCCTACTGCGATGTGATAGGAGTGCGCTCGTTTGCCCGTTTCGAAAACAAGGCAGATGATTACAACGAAATAATATTGAATCAGTTTATTAAATATTCAGGAAAGCCGGTTTTCAGTATGGAAGCAGCCACACGTCATCCACTGCAGAGCTTTGCCGACCTGATTACGATAGAGGAGTACAAAAAGAGAGAGCGCCCAAAAGTGGTACTTACCTGGGCCCCTCATCCACGTGCCCTTCCACAGGCCGTTCCCAACTCGTTCGCCGAATGGATGAACGCTGCCGGTTATGATTTTGTAATTACTCATCCCGAAGGATATGAACTTGATGAGAAGTTCACCGGCAATGCAGTAATAGAATACGACAAGGAGAAAGCTTACAAGAATGCCGACTTTATATATGCGAAAAACTGGGCAGCTTACCGTGATCCCAACTATGGCAGGGTTTTAAGCACCAACCGTGAGTGGACTGTGGACAGCCGGAAGATGGCGCTGACCAACAATGCTTATTTCATGCACTGTCTGCCGGTACGCCGCAACATGATTGTAAGTGACGAGGTAATAGACAGCCCACAGTCTATTGTCATTCCCGAAGCAGCCAACAGGGTGGTTTCGGCACAGGTGGTATTGAAAGAGATATTGCTGGGAATGCTATAAGCTATGCGTGCAGACTAAATTTGCAATGCGATTGAATATCAATACTTATTCTCAAAATATGACGGAAGATAAAAGAGCACCCCTTTCAATAGTTAAGATAGGGGGAAATATTGTTGATAATCCTGAATCGCTGGAAGCGTTTTTGTATGACTTCAACCGGTTGGAGGGACGGAAAGCTCTTGTACACGGTGGTGGCGTGATGGCTTCAAAGATGGCAGAACAACTTGGCATTGAGACGAAAATGGTTCAAGGGCGCCGTATTACTGATGAAGAGACTCTAAAGCTGGTTATCATGGTCTATGCAGGATGGATAAATAAGAATATTGTAGCATCACTGCAAAAGATTGGATGCAACGCCATCGGTCTGTCAGGCGCTGATGGAAATAGTATCCCTTCCGTCAAACGTTCTCCTGTACCGATCGACTTCGGCTTTGTGGGTGATCCGGATCCCGAAAAGGCCAATGCTGAATTTATTTCGCAACTGATCGAAAGCGCCGTCACCCCCGTTTTTTGTGCAATCACACACGACGGGAACGGCTCACTCTTAAACACCAATGCCGACACTGTTGCCTATACTGTAGCAACAGCCCTCTCCAAAAAATACCGCACCACGCTCTATTACTGCTTCGAGAAAGAGGGAGTTCTGCGTGACGTGGACGATCCGGCAAGCCTTGTTAAATCTATGAACAGAGCTGAATGCGAAGCATATAAGCGACAGGGAATAATTGCAGACGGCATGATACCAAAACTTGACAACTCATTCAAAGCAATAGAGGATGGCGTTTTGGAAGTGGTTATTCTGCATGCGAAAAATCTGCTTTCAAAAAAGGGAACAATACTCCTGGGATAAAATAATAGAATGTAACAAATTGCAACCGTAATAAATTTAACTCAAGCTGAATTATGCAGGGTGACTATATACAACATGCGACGGAACTGTTGAGAAAGCTGGTTTCGATACAATCTTTTTCGGGTGAAGAGCATCGGCGAAGCAATTTCCTGACAAAGCTTTTCAGCGAAAAAGGGATAGTACCCGAACGGGCCGGCAACAATCTGGTTGTACGTCAGCCCTTTCATGACAGGTCGAAACCGACCTTAATGCTGAATTCACATATCGATACTGTACGCCCTGGTGCCGGGTACACATTCAACCCTTTCACCCCTCCCCACTCTATCACTCACATTTACGGCCTGGGAAGTAATGATGCGGGTGCAAGCGTTGTATCAATGATTTATACTTTTCTCCATTTTTATGAAATATCGCTACCGTTCAACCTTCTGCTTGCCCTTTCCACGGAAGAGGAAAATTCAGGTTCCAATGGCATGCGGTTACTCTGGCAAAAGCTCTCGGACGAGGTGGATATGGCTATCATAGGAGAGCCCACCGGTATGAGGGCTGCAGTTGCAGAACGGGGACTACTGGTTATTGATGGCGAGGCGACGGGAATAAGCGGACATGCCGCACGGAATGAAGGGATAAATGCCCTGTATATTGCTCTGGATGATATCACCACACTGAAATCTGTTAAATTCGAGAAGGTTTCCCCCTCAATGGGAGAGGTAAAGCTAACCGTAACTCAAATAAGCGCGGGCACACAACACAATGTAATTCCTGGCAAGTGCAGCTTTGTAGTGGACATACGCCCCACAGAGATGTACACCAACCAGGAGATCATGGAAATATTGCAACCGAAAGTGAAAAGCGTACTTCAGGCACGCTCCCTTACCAACAGGAGCTCGGCAACCCCTTCCGGTCATCTTTTGCTGCAGTGCGCTAATAAGCTGGGCATTGAAACATACACCTCACCAACCACATCGGACTGGATGCGCATCTCCTGTCCTGCCCTGAAAATGGGACCGGGAGAATCGGAACGATCACACAAGGCCGATGAGTTTGTTTTGATCGAGGAGCTGGGAGATGGAATCAACGGATATATCAGTTTTATTGAAAACTTAATGGTGTAACATTTACAGTTTTCTACCTTTTTTTAAAAGGGAGGATAAATTCACTACTATACGAAACAGACAATATTGATGTAAATAAGCGATAAAAAAATAAAGGGAGATGGCAAAAATATGGAACAAAGGCTTCGATGCCAATCAGAGAGTAGAAGATTTCACAGTGGGTAATGACAGGGAGCTCGACCTCCGCCTGGCAAAACATGACATCCTTGGATCGATGGCACATATCAAAATGCTTGTGAAGATTGGACTCCTGGAAGCTGGTGAGGAGAAAGTTCTCCGCAATGAACTGCAGAATATATTATCAGAGGTTGATAAAGGAGAGTTCCGCCTCGATGATGATGCCGAAGATATCCATTCACAGATTGAAGCTATGCTTACCCAACGGCTGGGAGATACAGGCAAAAAAATTCACTCGGGACGTTCACGCAACGATCAGGTACTGGTGGATATCAAGCTTTTTCTTAAAGAGGAGATTTTTCATATAAAAGAGGAGGTGATTCAGCTGTTTGAACTTTTGCAATCGCTAAGTGAAAAGCATAAAGATACACTTTTGCCGGGGTATACCCACGCACAAATAGCTATGCCTTCTTCTTTCGGTCTATGGTTCGGTGCATATGCAGAGACATTGGTTGATGACATGCATACGCTTGCAGCAGCATGGCAGGTAGCTGATCAGAACCCTCTGGGATCGGCAGCAGGCTATGGCAGTTCCTTTCCTCTGGACCGTGAAATGACTACCCGTGAACTGGGCTTTGCCACCATGAGCTTCAATGTGGTCGCCGCCCAGATGGGGCGCGGCAAAACAGAACGAATAGTTGCCCAAAGCATTGCGAATATTGCTTCCACACTTAACAAACTTGCCTCTGATAATTGTATGTACCTTTCAGGTAACTATGGTTTTATCTCATACCCTGATGAGTTTACTACTGGATCGAGTATTATGCCTCATAAAAAGAATCCCGATGTGTGGGAACTAATACGGGGACACAGCAATCGCCTGCAGAGCCTGCCCAATGAAATAACATTGATGACAACTAATATGCCGCACGGATATCATCGCGACTATCAACTGCTGAAAGAGGTGCTATTCCCGGCACTGGAAACCCTGCACAAGCTCCTGCAGATGACCTGCTTTATGCTTGATCATATCTCGGTTAACGAGGATATCCTTTCCGATCCACGGTATGAATACCTCTTCACCGTAGAAGAGGTAAACAAACGCGTATTGCAGGGTGTCCCTTTCAGAGAAGCCTATCAGCAGGTAGGAAAAGAAGTACAGGAGGGTTCCTTCCAGGCTCCTAAAAAAGTACATCATACCCATGCCGGGAGCATCGGCAACCTATGCACTAAAGAGATCAGGACAAAGATGGAGAGAGCTGCACAGGCCATAAATTGTGATCCGGGAATTATCTCTTGACCCTATTCAATAAAAGAATTGTATCACATTAAATAATCCGACAAAACTCAGGATTTCAACAATAAAAATGGTTTTCTCCCAACCCTGCTCCCTTAAGGGAGAATGCCAAAATCGGTAACTGCTGCAGCCGTCGGCAGGGACCATAAAACTGTTGCTGATAACATTTATTTAATCCATACACCAGCCTTTATTTATGACACCAAAAACAACTATCCTGTGGATGTTATTGCAGCATAAACATCTGTTTTACTGAAAATATCAAAAGAGGTAACGATCGCGCACTCAGCTGGCCGAATATTTTGGTGTACAGCAACAATCGCTAGCCCGTTCACTTAAAGTGATGGAAGATGAGGAAATAATCCGGCTGAAAGGGCGTGTTGTGAAAGTACTAGAAAGAAACAGGCTTATTGGGGAGTGACAATATGCTGATTCTGTTTTTAAACTATTTTAATATATTTGGTGTGATTTTCTAAACTTCTCGTAACAGCAACTCTTTTGCCTTACAAAATGCCACTTTATCTGCTCTTTTTTTCGTACTTTTGCGGAGATTACATTTTATTTTGAAACGAGGATAAGAATCACTTACAAGCGGATGTTCCATGAGTGTATTTGAAAATAAATAGCTTTAATTGTATGAAATTATATCCTGATCATAATTTGAAAACCAAAACAAATATTAATCTATTTAGTTAAGCAATACAAACAGAGGACAAACATGCTTGAATGTTTTCGACAAACAAAGTGCAGAAAGCAAATTTACCTGTATTTATACCGTTGCCGGGATTTATGCGTTATTCAGTTCAAACAAAGAAGAAGCATGCCGCTATTTTGACTCAGCAGGTTAAAATTGAACTAAATTCAAAACAAACAAGTTTGCTCACAACATTGCAGAGCGCTGATTATTTATTAAAATAGCATACTGCAAACAAGTTTGCATTATTGCCGATAGAATTCTTTTCAGATAGGCGATAAACGAAAAAAGAGTTTAATAGAAAAATGTTATTGCGAAAATCAGGTTGAAAGAAATAGTCAAATATTAATAAACAATGAACTTACTAGAGAGCATGATCGAAAAGGCAAAAACGAATAAACAAAGAATCGTATTGCCTGAAGGGGCCGAAGAACGAACTTTAACGGCGGCCAATCAATTAATTCGTGACGGTATTGCGGAAATCATTCTTCTGGGAGCCCCAGGAGAGATTCAGATACTTGCAAAAAAACTCGGACTTGAAAATATTGACAAAGCTGTTGTCATAGATCCGAAAAAGCACGACAAAAAAGAGTCGTATGCAAACCTGCTGCTGGAACTGCGCAAAAAGAAAGGGATGACACCCGGACAGGCTGCCATGCTAGTAGAAGACCCACTTTACCTTGCATGCCTTATGATAAAGAACGGTGATGCCGACGGAGAAATTGCGGGAGCACAAAACACTACCGGCGATGTACTTCGCCCCGCACTGCAGATTATCAAAACCTCCCCTGGAGTGAAAGTGGTCTCTGGTGCTTTCATCATGTTTACTCAGACTCCGCAATACGGAGAGAACGGAGTCCTGCTGTTTGCCGATTGTGCAGTTGTGCCAAATCCAACTGCCGAAGAGCTGGCTTCAATTGCTGTTGCATCGGCACAGACAATGAAGAGCCTCACTGGAGTTGAGCCACGTGTAGCGATGCTTAGCTTTTCCACCAGGGGAAGTGCTGAACATGAGATGATCGATAAAGTACGCGAAGCAACACGGATAGCCCGGGAGACTGACCCGCGGCTTCTTATTGACGGTGAACTACAAGCCGATGCTGCGCTTGTCCCAGACGTTGGCTCGACAAAAGCACCTGGAAGCCTCATCGCAGGTAAAGCCAATGTGTTGGTATTTCCAACACTTGAGTCAGGTAATATAGGATATAAACTGGTGCAGCGGCTTGGCAACGCAGAAGCTGTAGGGCCCATACTTCAGGGAATGGCTGCTCCGGTGAACGACCTTTCACGAGGCTGCTCGGTGGAAGATATTTACAAAATGGTGGTTATAGCTTCCAATCAGGCAATTGGAATGAAAAACAACATATAAAACCAAACGACAAGCAATCAGTTAAAATGAATCTAGGACTTTACTCTTGCATGTCTGATATTATATAACTAAAGAAATTTACAAAACATATGAATGAAATGATTATAGAACCTATCGAAGAGTACGGGCTTACTATCACTGCAGAAAGCAAAAATAAGCCATTATTCTCAAAGATAGGGGTTGTTGGAGCCGGCAAGGAGGGAAGAACAATTATCGACAAGGCTGCAACAGCAGGAATGGAAGTGGTTTTCCTTGATGAATCTCCTGAAAGGATAGATTATGTGATAAACGAGATAGGGAAAATAATGGATCATAAGATCAGCAGCTGGGGGTTGACACCTTCTGAAAAAAAGATTATTATGAACCGAATCACACCGACTCTGGTATATGAAGACTTTGCCGGATGCGACCTGGTGATTGAATGTACCCGGCATTCGGAAAGCGGCCGCAGGAGTACACCACTACGAAAAAACATTTTTAAAAAACTGGAAGATGTACTCGACACCGATGCCATCATCGCAACCAACGGCTCCACAGTAATCATCAGCGAGCTGGCCGCCGACCTTGATCACAAAGAGCGCTGTGTAAGCCTGTACTTCCCTGTCTTACACCCTGACGCACGAATACTGGAAATTTCGAAGGGGATGTACACATCTGAAGAGGTTTATCAGAAGATGGAGATCTTTGCCAAACTCATTAACTACAAGCCACACCGCATTAACGAAAGCAATGGGAACGTGAGCCTGCGCCTTTTAGTGACAATGCTGAACGAAGCTTGTCAGACTCTCCTTGAGAGAATCAGCTCCATGGAAGATATTGAAGAAACATTCACCATCATTTACGGGCAACGTTACGGAATTTTCCGCATTGCGGACATTGTTGGCATAGAGCGGCTGGTCACGCTAATGGAAGCCATGTTCAGCGATTTTGGCGAAAAGCATTACAAGCCCAACCCTCTTCTTTGGAAACTATACCGCTCCAATCAGCTAGGCGTACGTACAGGAAAGGGCTTTTATATATACGATGAAAACGGGAATCCGGTTTCAACAAATAAAACGGTATTTAATTAAGGAGAATTACAGACATTATGAAGATATTAGTTTTAAATTGCGGAAGCTCATCAATAAAGTACAAGCTTTTTGAGATGGAAAGCAAAAAGGTGGTTGCACAGGGAGGTATTGAA
Protein-coding sequences here:
- a CDS encoding aspartate aminotransferase family protein; its protein translation is MNLFNVYSLWDIEPVRAQGCRVWDNEGTEYLDFYGGHAVISIGHSHPKYVKAISSQVEKIGFYSNSVQNSLQQELADKLGEICGYPGYSLFLCNSGAEANENALKLASFHTGKKRVIAFNDAFHGRTSGAVAVTQNTAIQSPFNSGHEVTFVPLNNIEAVETELIKGDAAAVIIEGIQGVAGIYTPEDSFLKGLRELCNRYNTPLVLDEIQSGYGRTGDFFAHQSSGIRPDLITMAKGMANGFPIGGVLVSPAFEAKKGMLGTTFGGNHLACAAAIAVLDVIKEESLVRNAEEMGSYLKKELSAIDGIKEIRGRGLMLGVDMQPQYSNVRNRLLFESHIFTGGARNNVMRLLPPLTISKPEIDIFITELKSYLYKN
- a CDS encoding N-acetylornithine carbamoyltransferase, producing MRNFTSVHDVGDLTVALRKAKQVKGSPFADQELGKNKTLLMIFFNSSLRTRLSTQKAGLNLGMNVIVLDINQGAWKLETGKGVVMDGDKPEHILEAIPVMGSYCDVIGVRSFARFENKADDYNEIILNQFIKYSGKPVFSMEAATRHPLQSFADLITIEEYKKRERPKVVLTWAPHPRALPQAVPNSFAEWMNAAGYDFVITHPEGYELDEKFTGNAVIEYDKEKAYKNADFIYAKNWAAYRDPNYGRVLSTNREWTVDSRKMALTNNAYFMHCLPVRRNMIVSDEVIDSPQSIVIPEAANRVVSAQVVLKEILLGML
- the argB gene encoding acetylglutamate kinase; amino-acid sequence: MTEDKRAPLSIVKIGGNIVDNPESLEAFLYDFNRLEGRKALVHGGGVMASKMAEQLGIETKMVQGRRITDEETLKLVIMVYAGWINKNIVASLQKIGCNAIGLSGADGNSIPSVKRSPVPIDFGFVGDPDPEKANAEFISQLIESAVTPVFCAITHDGNGSLLNTNADTVAYTVATALSKKYRTTLYYCFEKEGVLRDVDDPASLVKSMNRAECEAYKRQGIIADGMIPKLDNSFKAIEDGVLEVVILHAKNLLSKKGTILLG
- a CDS encoding M20/M25/M40 family metallo-hydrolase, whose amino-acid sequence is MQGDYIQHATELLRKLVSIQSFSGEEHRRSNFLTKLFSEKGIVPERAGNNLVVRQPFHDRSKPTLMLNSHIDTVRPGAGYTFNPFTPPHSITHIYGLGSNDAGASVVSMIYTFLHFYEISLPFNLLLALSTEEENSGSNGMRLLWQKLSDEVDMAIIGEPTGMRAAVAERGLLVIDGEATGISGHAARNEGINALYIALDDITTLKSVKFEKVSPSMGEVKLTVTQISAGTQHNVIPGKCSFVVDIRPTEMYTNQEIMEILQPKVKSVLQARSLTNRSSATPSGHLLLQCANKLGIETYTSPTTSDWMRISCPALKMGPGESERSHKADEFVLIEELGDGINGYISFIENLMV
- the argH gene encoding argininosuccinate lyase, with translation MAKIWNKGFDANQRVEDFTVGNDRELDLRLAKHDILGSMAHIKMLVKIGLLEAGEEKVLRNELQNILSEVDKGEFRLDDDAEDIHSQIEAMLTQRLGDTGKKIHSGRSRNDQVLVDIKLFLKEEIFHIKEEVIQLFELLQSLSEKHKDTLLPGYTHAQIAMPSSFGLWFGAYAETLVDDMHTLAAAWQVADQNPLGSAAGYGSSFPLDREMTTRELGFATMSFNVVAAQMGRGKTERIVAQSIANIASTLNKLASDNCMYLSGNYGFISYPDEFTTGSSIMPHKKNPDVWELIRGHSNRLQSLPNEITLMTTNMPHGYHRDYQLLKEVLFPALETLHKLLQMTCFMLDHISVNEDILSDPRYEYLFTVEEVNKRVLQGVPFREAYQQVGKEVQEGSFQAPKKVHHTHAGSIGNLCTKEIRTKMERAAQAINCDPGIIS
- a CDS encoding helix-turn-helix domain-containing protein, with protein sequence MAEYFGVQQQSLARSLKVMEDEEIIRLKGRVVKVLERNRLIGE
- the pta gene encoding phosphate acetyltransferase; the encoded protein is MNLLESMIEKAKTNKQRIVLPEGAEERTLTAANQLIRDGIAEIILLGAPGEIQILAKKLGLENIDKAVVIDPKKHDKKESYANLLLELRKKKGMTPGQAAMLVEDPLYLACLMIKNGDADGEIAGAQNTTGDVLRPALQIIKTSPGVKVVSGAFIMFTQTPQYGENGVLLFADCAVVPNPTAEELASIAVASAQTMKSLTGVEPRVAMLSFSTRGSAEHEMIDKVREATRIARETDPRLLIDGELQADAALVPDVGSTKAPGSLIAGKANVLVFPTLESGNIGYKLVQRLGNAEAVGPILQGMAAPVNDLSRGCSVEDIYKMVVIASNQAIGMKNNI
- a CDS encoding 3-hydroxyacyl-CoA dehydrogenase family protein, whose product is MNEMIIEPIEEYGLTITAESKNKPLFSKIGVVGAGKEGRTIIDKAATAGMEVVFLDESPERIDYVINEIGKIMDHKISSWGLTPSEKKIIMNRITPTLVYEDFAGCDLVIECTRHSESGRRSTPLRKNIFKKLEDVLDTDAIIATNGSTVIISELAADLDHKERCVSLYFPVLHPDARILEISKGMYTSEEVYQKMEIFAKLINYKPHRINESNGNVSLRLLVTMLNEACQTLLERISSMEDIEETFTIIYGQRYGIFRIADIVGIERLVTLMEAMFSDFGEKHYKPNPLLWKLYRSNQLGVRTGKGFYIYDENGNPVSTNKTVFN